Proteins encoded by one window of Cannabis sativa cultivar Pink pepper isolate KNU-18-1 chromosome 4, ASM2916894v1, whole genome shotgun sequence:
- the LOC115714130 gene encoding putative pectinesterase 11, whose product MALIHYFVTILSIIFVLASPLVLAEPRSDSAVLLRVDQSGKGDFTKIQDAIDSVPSDNKELVFILVKPGIYKEKVVVPADKPYITISGTKASVTIITWNDSGDIFDSPTFSVLASDFVGRYLTIQNTYGSGGKAVALRVSGDKAAFYGCRIISVQDTLLDDNGRHYYKNCYIEGATDFICGNAASLFEKCHIHSLAEGTGSITAQRRESPSEETGFVFLGCNISGVRTALLGRPWGSHSRVVFAFSYISSAILPQGWDDWGNSNTHSTVYYGQYKCYGRGSGMSKRVQYARNFTSEEVEPFLTQDFIGGKDWIRPVPTKFTKATFKTVGAKN is encoded by the exons ATGGCTTTAATTCATTATTTTGTTACcatattatcaataattttcGTTCTTGCATCACCTTTAGTTCTAGCCGAGCCTCGATCAGACTCGGCAGTTCTATTGAGAGTTGACCAATCAGGAAAAGGCGATTTCACCAAAATACAAGATGCCATTGATTCAGTCCCGTCTGATAATAAAGAGCTTGTGTTTATTTTGGTTAAGCCGGGAATATATAAAGAGAAGGTTGTTGTACCAGCTGATAAGCCCTATATAACTATAAGTGGTACAAAGGCTTCTGTGACTATTATTACATGGAATGATAGTGGTGATATTTTTGACTCTCCAACTTTTAGTGTTTTGGCTTCCGATTTTGTTGGTCGTTATCTCACCATTCAG AACACTTATGGGTCAGGTGGTAAAGCAGTGGCATTGAGAGTATCAGGAGACAAAGCAGCATTTTATGGGTGTAGAATAATTTCAGTACAAGATACTTTACTAGATGATAATGGTAGACATTATTACAAAAATTGTTATATAGAAGGAGCCACTGATTTCATTTGTGGCAATGCAGCTTCTCTATTTGag AAATGCCATATTCATTCGTTGGCCGAAGGAACTGGATCAATCACGGCGCAACGAAGGGAGTCACCGTCCGAGGAGACGGGTTTCGTTTTCTTAGGGTGCAACATCTCCGGTGTGAGAACAGCCTTGCTCGGAAGGCCGTGGGGATCACACTCTAGGGTTGTTTTTGCTTTTAGTTACATTTCAAGTGCCATATTGCCCCAAGGTTGGGATGATTGGGGAAACTCGAACACGCATAG CACGGTGTATTATGGGCAATACAAATGTTATGGAAGGGGATCCGGAATGAGTAAACGTGTCCAATATGCGCGCAACTTTACGAGCGAAGAAGTTGAACCTTTCTTGACCCAAGACTTCATTGGTGGCAAAGATTGGATCAGACCGGTTCCAACCAAATTCACCAAAGCTACTTTCAAAACAGTTGGTGCAAAAAACTAG
- the LOC115714131 gene encoding plasmodesmata-located protein 2, whose translation MGIQKTQPFILSLTLFLSTIFSGVTTGADYTKMVYKGCADQKFQDPNGIYSQTLKTLFQSLLTQSQQKPFSTTTSGEGQSSITGWYQCRGDLTTAQCSDCVGKIPDMATKLCDRAVAARVQLHGCYLRYEVYGFKQVSESELLYKTCGSIHGKGGNNNNGFEQKRDTAFEMVEEGVKSGNSLFYTGSYQSVYVLGQCEGDLDGDGCGDCVKKAIEKVSSECGDYISGQVYLQKCYLSYSYYPNGVPATGIVNGNGNGISSTTTNEGGTGKNHTERTVAIAVGGVAALGFLIVCLLFVRSVMKKRGGKHRG comes from the exons ATGGGTATTCAAAAAACCCAACCTTTCATCCTTTCACTCACTCTGTTCCTCTCCACAATTTtctccggcgtcacaaccggcGCCGACTACACCAAAATGGTCTACAAAGGCTGTGCAGACCAAAAATTCCAAGACCCAAATGGGATTTACTCTCAAACCCTAAAAACCCTCTTCCAATCACTCCTAACTCAATCTCAACAAAAACCCTTTTCCACAACCACCTCCGGCGAAGGCCAAAGCTCCATTACAGGTTGGTACCAATGCAGAGGAGACCTAACCACAGCCCAATGCTCCGATTGCGTGGGTAAGATCCCAGATATGGCAACCAAGCTCTGCGATCGAGCTGTAGCAGCACGAGTCCAGCTCCACGGGTGTTATCTCCGGTACGAAGTTTATGGGTTCAAGCAAGTTTCCGAGTCTGAATTGCTTTACAAGACTTGTGGGTCGATTCATGGGAAAGGTGGTAACAATAATAATGGGTTTGAGCAGAAGAGAGATACTGCTTTTGAGATGGTTGAAGAAGGTGTTAAGAGTGGGAATAGTTTGTTCTATACAGGGAGTTATCAATCTGTGTATGTATTGGGACAGTGTGAAGGTGATTTGGATGGTGATGGTTGTGGTGATTGTGTTAAGAAAGCTATTGAGAAAGTTAGTAGTGAGTGTGGTGATTACATTTCTGGTCAAGTTTATCTTCAGAAATGTTATCTTAGTTATAGCTATTATCCCAATGGAGTACCTGCAACTGGAATTGTTAATGGGAATGGAAATGGAATATCCTCAACAACCACCAATGAAGGAg GGACAGGGAAAAATCACACAGAGAGGACTGTAGCCATTGCTGTTGGAGGGGTTGCAGCTTTGGgttttttaattgtttgtttATTGTTTGTAAGATCTGTCATGAAGAAACGTGGTGGCAAGCACCGAGGCTAG
- the LOC115712975 gene encoding probable inactive histone-lysine N-methyltransferase SUVR2 isoform X1 produces MAPNPRVVNAFRAMKGLGIEEGKVKRVLKKLLKLYDKNWELIEEENYRALADAIFEEDDTIEEEKKKGSDHNPGHQDDDMDEETLVNEPVRPFKRLRKGGHEVNQPGNVTESPVARAEGSSISTQRAVIKDKGKRPMVSDGGFHPMQQQVTTAFQLVMPKDEPYTEDMFASGLPQYEPPIGVLNPKPLTIRSIPVQNDGSGGENGKKSSEDHNREGRTDGVAFSPGEVVTDNELATVQSSSNVEVATSPTGEVKLSLSCNLASRRSNFRLPNIDDVIKLTEAKCLHTYKINDPNFSVMKLLRNMCESFLELGTDETDESQDGTVNLSTLDVLKRSPARNALGASRENVSISSCTSNGVVNGECHISVDASQIPIGVPLTSLDGYAGKDKDRDLEDHNTTNSKSLVVASPCEMDPGDLRSLHYINDISKGEERVSIPWLNEINSECPSSFHYISQSIVFQNAEINISLSGIGNSSCCPNCFGDCLSAVEPCICARETGSQFAYTTAGVVKDVFLEECINKTRDPQQLCTYFCGDCPLERSKNDVCLEPCKGHIKRNFIKECWSKCGCNKQCGNRIVQRGITCNLRVFFTSEGKGWGLQTLEDLPEGTFVCEYVGEILTCTELYKRNMHDKSRKDTYLALLDADWDASGALKNEKALCLDATHYGNIARFINHRCFDANLIEIPVEVETPDHRYYRLAFFTARNVNAMEELTWDYGIDFDDLDHPIKPFECRCSSKFCRNMKRPIRSKSLSNTR; encoded by the exons ATGGCTCCGAATCCAAGAGTTGTTAATGCTTTCCGAGCTATGAAGGGTCTAGGTATTGAAGAAGGAAAGGTCAAAAGAGTTTTGAAAAAGCTTTTAAAATTGTATGACAAGAATTGGGAACTCATTGAAGAAGAGAACTATAGAGCTTTAGCTGATGCTATATTTGAAGAAGATGATACCATtgaggaggagaagaaaaaaggAAGTGATCATAAT CCTGGACACCAGGACGATGATATGGATGAAGAAACACTCGTAAATGAACCTGTTCGGCCCTTCAAAAGGTTAAGAAAAGGAGGGCACGAAGTGAATCAG CCAGGGAATGTGACAGAATCGCCCGTGGCTAGAGCTGAAGGTAGCTCTATTTCAACTCAGCGCGCTGTTATAAAAGACAAAGGCAAGCGGCCCATGGTTTCGGATGGTGGTTTTCACCCTATGCAGCAGCAGGTTACTACTGCTTTTCAATTGGTTATGCCTAAAGATGAGCCTTATACAGAGGACATGTTTGCTTCGGGCTTACCACAATACGAGCCTCCGATTGGGGTGCTTAATCCAA AGCCTTTAACAATTAGAAGCATTCCAGTGCAAAATGATGGGAGTGGTGGAGAAAATGGCAAGAAATCTTCTGAAGACCACAATAGAGAAGGGAGAACTGATGGTGTTGCGTTTTCACCAGGTGAGGTTGTAACAGACAATGAGCTTGCAACCGTCCAATCTTCTTCTAATGTAGAGGTTGCTACCTCACCCACAGGAGAGGTAAAGCTTTCTCTAAGTTGCAATTTGGCTTCGAGGAGATCCAATTTCCGCTTGCCTAATATAGATGATGTTATAAAACTGACGGAAGCTAAATGTCTGCATACATACAAAATCAATGACCCGAATTTTTCTGTCATGAAATTGTTAAGAAATATGTGCGAAAGCTTCCTCGAACTTGGAACTGATGAGACTGATGAATCACAGGATGGTACAGTAAATTTATCAACTTTAGATGTATTGAAAAGATCTCCTGCACGGAATGCTTTGGGGGCTAGTAGAGAAAATGTATCCATTTCATCGTGTACCTCAAATGGAGTTGTCAATGGTGAATGCCATATTTCTGTGGATGCTTCTCAAATTCCAATTGGAGTGCCCCTGACTAGCCTGGACGGTTATGCTGGGAAAGATAAGGACAGGGATCTGGAAGACCACAACACCACAAATAGTAAGAGTTTGGTAGTTGCTTCACCGTGTGAAATGGATCCTGGCGATCTAAGATCTCTTCATTATATTAATGACATTAGCAAAGGTGAAGAAAGAGTTAGTATTCCTTGGCTAAATGAGATAAACAGTGAATGTCCATCGTCCTTTCATTATATCTCCCAAAGCATTGTTTTTCAAAATGCTGAGATTAATATCTCTCTTTCTGGAATTGGAAATTCTAGTTGCTGTCCAAATTGCTTCGGTGATTGTCTATCAGCGGTTGAGCCCTGTATCTGTGCCCGTGAAACTGGAAGTCAATTTGCATATACAACTGCTGGTGTTGTGAAGGATGTCTTTCTTGAAGAATGTATCAATAAAACACGTGACCCTCAACAGCTCTGCACTTATTTTTGTGGAGATTGCCCACTTGAAAGATCGAAGAATGATGTTTGCTTGGAACCATGCAAAGGCCACATAAAGAGAAATTTTATCAAAGAATGTTGGAGCAAATGTGGCTGCAATAAGCAGTGTGGCAACCGAATAGTGCAGCGAGGCATAACTTGCAATTTGCGG GTGTTTTTCACTTCCGAGGGAAAAGGATGGGGTTTACAAACACTGGAGGACTTGCCAGAAGGCACGTTTGTGTGTGAGTATGTTGGAGAAATACTGACTTGCACAGAGTTATACAAGAGGAACATGCATGACAAAAGTAGAAAAGACACATATCTTGCTCTGCTTGATGCCGACTGGGATGCTAGTGGAGcattgaaaaatgaaaaagctcTGTGTTTGGACGCAACACATTATGGAAATATTGCTAGGTTTATTAACCACAG ATGTTTTGATGCAAACTTGATTGAGATCCCGGTTGAAGTGGAGACCCCCGACCATCGCTACTACCGT CTGGCTTTCTTCACTGCGAGAAATGTTAATGCCATGGAAGAGCTAACTTGG GATTATGGGATTGACTTTGATGACCTCGATCATCCTATTAAGCCATTCGAGTGTCGATGTAGCAGTAAATTCTGTAGAAACATGAAACGTCCAATCA GGTCGAAATCCTTGTCTAACACAAGATGA
- the LOC115712975 gene encoding histone-lysine N-methyltransferase SUVR4 isoform X2: MAPNPRVVNAFRAMKGLGIEEGKVKRVLKKLLKLYDKNWELIEEENYRALADAIFEEDDTIEEEKKKGSDHNPGHQDDDMDEETLVNEPVRPFKRLRKGGHEVNQPGNVTESPVARAEGSSISTQRAVIKDKGKRPMVSDGGFHPMQQQVTTAFQLVMPKDEPYTEDMFASGLPQYEPPIGVLNPKPLTIRSIPVQNDGSGGENGKKSSEDHNREGRTDGVAFSPGEVVTDNELATVQSSSNVEVATSPTGEDGTVNLSTLDVLKRSPARNALGASRENVSISSCTSNGVVNGECHISVDASQIPIGVPLTSLDGYAGKDKDRDLEDHNTTNSKSLVVASPCEMDPGDLRSLHYINDISKGEERVSIPWLNEINSECPSSFHYISQSIVFQNAEINISLSGIGNSSCCPNCFGDCLSAVEPCICARETGSQFAYTTAGVVKDVFLEECINKTRDPQQLCTYFCGDCPLERSKNDVCLEPCKGHIKRNFIKECWSKCGCNKQCGNRIVQRGITCNLRVFFTSEGKGWGLQTLEDLPEGTFVCEYVGEILTCTELYKRNMHDKSRKDTYLALLDADWDASGALKNEKALCLDATHYGNIARFINHRCFDANLIEIPVEVETPDHRYYRLAFFTARNVNAMEELTWDYGIDFDDLDHPIKPFECRCSSKFCRNMKRPIRSKSLSNTR, encoded by the exons ATGGCTCCGAATCCAAGAGTTGTTAATGCTTTCCGAGCTATGAAGGGTCTAGGTATTGAAGAAGGAAAGGTCAAAAGAGTTTTGAAAAAGCTTTTAAAATTGTATGACAAGAATTGGGAACTCATTGAAGAAGAGAACTATAGAGCTTTAGCTGATGCTATATTTGAAGAAGATGATACCATtgaggaggagaagaaaaaaggAAGTGATCATAAT CCTGGACACCAGGACGATGATATGGATGAAGAAACACTCGTAAATGAACCTGTTCGGCCCTTCAAAAGGTTAAGAAAAGGAGGGCACGAAGTGAATCAG CCAGGGAATGTGACAGAATCGCCCGTGGCTAGAGCTGAAGGTAGCTCTATTTCAACTCAGCGCGCTGTTATAAAAGACAAAGGCAAGCGGCCCATGGTTTCGGATGGTGGTTTTCACCCTATGCAGCAGCAGGTTACTACTGCTTTTCAATTGGTTATGCCTAAAGATGAGCCTTATACAGAGGACATGTTTGCTTCGGGCTTACCACAATACGAGCCTCCGATTGGGGTGCTTAATCCAA AGCCTTTAACAATTAGAAGCATTCCAGTGCAAAATGATGGGAGTGGTGGAGAAAATGGCAAGAAATCTTCTGAAGACCACAATAGAGAAGGGAGAACTGATGGTGTTGCGTTTTCACCAGGTGAGGTTGTAACAGACAATGAGCTTGCAACCGTCCAATCTTCTTCTAATGTAGAGGTTGCTACCTCACCCACAGGAGAG GATGGTACAGTAAATTTATCAACTTTAGATGTATTGAAAAGATCTCCTGCACGGAATGCTTTGGGGGCTAGTAGAGAAAATGTATCCATTTCATCGTGTACCTCAAATGGAGTTGTCAATGGTGAATGCCATATTTCTGTGGATGCTTCTCAAATTCCAATTGGAGTGCCCCTGACTAGCCTGGACGGTTATGCTGGGAAAGATAAGGACAGGGATCTGGAAGACCACAACACCACAAATAGTAAGAGTTTGGTAGTTGCTTCACCGTGTGAAATGGATCCTGGCGATCTAAGATCTCTTCATTATATTAATGACATTAGCAAAGGTGAAGAAAGAGTTAGTATTCCTTGGCTAAATGAGATAAACAGTGAATGTCCATCGTCCTTTCATTATATCTCCCAAAGCATTGTTTTTCAAAATGCTGAGATTAATATCTCTCTTTCTGGAATTGGAAATTCTAGTTGCTGTCCAAATTGCTTCGGTGATTGTCTATCAGCGGTTGAGCCCTGTATCTGTGCCCGTGAAACTGGAAGTCAATTTGCATATACAACTGCTGGTGTTGTGAAGGATGTCTTTCTTGAAGAATGTATCAATAAAACACGTGACCCTCAACAGCTCTGCACTTATTTTTGTGGAGATTGCCCACTTGAAAGATCGAAGAATGATGTTTGCTTGGAACCATGCAAAGGCCACATAAAGAGAAATTTTATCAAAGAATGTTGGAGCAAATGTGGCTGCAATAAGCAGTGTGGCAACCGAATAGTGCAGCGAGGCATAACTTGCAATTTGCGG GTGTTTTTCACTTCCGAGGGAAAAGGATGGGGTTTACAAACACTGGAGGACTTGCCAGAAGGCACGTTTGTGTGTGAGTATGTTGGAGAAATACTGACTTGCACAGAGTTATACAAGAGGAACATGCATGACAAAAGTAGAAAAGACACATATCTTGCTCTGCTTGATGCCGACTGGGATGCTAGTGGAGcattgaaaaatgaaaaagctcTGTGTTTGGACGCAACACATTATGGAAATATTGCTAGGTTTATTAACCACAG ATGTTTTGATGCAAACTTGATTGAGATCCCGGTTGAAGTGGAGACCCCCGACCATCGCTACTACCGT CTGGCTTTCTTCACTGCGAGAAATGTTAATGCCATGGAAGAGCTAACTTGG GATTATGGGATTGACTTTGATGACCTCGATCATCCTATTAAGCCATTCGAGTGTCGATGTAGCAGTAAATTCTGTAGAAACATGAAACGTCCAATCA GGTCGAAATCCTTGTCTAACACAAGATGA
- the LOC115712975 gene encoding histone-lysine N-methyltransferase SUVR4 isoform X3, translated as MVSDGGFHPMQQQVTTAFQLVMPKDEPYTEDMFASGLPQYEPPIGVLNPKPLTIRSIPVQNDGSGGENGKKSSEDHNREGRTDGVAFSPGEVVTDNELATVQSSSNVEVATSPTGEVKLSLSCNLASRRSNFRLPNIDDVIKLTEAKCLHTYKINDPNFSVMKLLRNMCESFLELGTDETDESQDGTVNLSTLDVLKRSPARNALGASRENVSISSCTSNGVVNGECHISVDASQIPIGVPLTSLDGYAGKDKDRDLEDHNTTNSKSLVVASPCEMDPGDLRSLHYINDISKGEERVSIPWLNEINSECPSSFHYISQSIVFQNAEINISLSGIGNSSCCPNCFGDCLSAVEPCICARETGSQFAYTTAGVVKDVFLEECINKTRDPQQLCTYFCGDCPLERSKNDVCLEPCKGHIKRNFIKECWSKCGCNKQCGNRIVQRGITCNLRVFFTSEGKGWGLQTLEDLPEGTFVCEYVGEILTCTELYKRNMHDKSRKDTYLALLDADWDASGALKNEKALCLDATHYGNIARFINHRCFDANLIEIPVEVETPDHRYYRLAFFTARNVNAMEELTWDYGIDFDDLDHPIKPFECRCSSKFCRNMKRPIRSKSLSNTR; from the exons ATGGTTTCGGATGGTGGTTTTCACCCTATGCAGCAGCAGGTTACTACTGCTTTTCAATTGGTTATGCCTAAAGATGAGCCTTATACAGAGGACATGTTTGCTTCGGGCTTACCACAATACGAGCCTCCGATTGGGGTGCTTAATCCAA AGCCTTTAACAATTAGAAGCATTCCAGTGCAAAATGATGGGAGTGGTGGAGAAAATGGCAAGAAATCTTCTGAAGACCACAATAGAGAAGGGAGAACTGATGGTGTTGCGTTTTCACCAGGTGAGGTTGTAACAGACAATGAGCTTGCAACCGTCCAATCTTCTTCTAATGTAGAGGTTGCTACCTCACCCACAGGAGAGGTAAAGCTTTCTCTAAGTTGCAATTTGGCTTCGAGGAGATCCAATTTCCGCTTGCCTAATATAGATGATGTTATAAAACTGACGGAAGCTAAATGTCTGCATACATACAAAATCAATGACCCGAATTTTTCTGTCATGAAATTGTTAAGAAATATGTGCGAAAGCTTCCTCGAACTTGGAACTGATGAGACTGATGAATCACAGGATGGTACAGTAAATTTATCAACTTTAGATGTATTGAAAAGATCTCCTGCACGGAATGCTTTGGGGGCTAGTAGAGAAAATGTATCCATTTCATCGTGTACCTCAAATGGAGTTGTCAATGGTGAATGCCATATTTCTGTGGATGCTTCTCAAATTCCAATTGGAGTGCCCCTGACTAGCCTGGACGGTTATGCTGGGAAAGATAAGGACAGGGATCTGGAAGACCACAACACCACAAATAGTAAGAGTTTGGTAGTTGCTTCACCGTGTGAAATGGATCCTGGCGATCTAAGATCTCTTCATTATATTAATGACATTAGCAAAGGTGAAGAAAGAGTTAGTATTCCTTGGCTAAATGAGATAAACAGTGAATGTCCATCGTCCTTTCATTATATCTCCCAAAGCATTGTTTTTCAAAATGCTGAGATTAATATCTCTCTTTCTGGAATTGGAAATTCTAGTTGCTGTCCAAATTGCTTCGGTGATTGTCTATCAGCGGTTGAGCCCTGTATCTGTGCCCGTGAAACTGGAAGTCAATTTGCATATACAACTGCTGGTGTTGTGAAGGATGTCTTTCTTGAAGAATGTATCAATAAAACACGTGACCCTCAACAGCTCTGCACTTATTTTTGTGGAGATTGCCCACTTGAAAGATCGAAGAATGATGTTTGCTTGGAACCATGCAAAGGCCACATAAAGAGAAATTTTATCAAAGAATGTTGGAGCAAATGTGGCTGCAATAAGCAGTGTGGCAACCGAATAGTGCAGCGAGGCATAACTTGCAATTTGCGG GTGTTTTTCACTTCCGAGGGAAAAGGATGGGGTTTACAAACACTGGAGGACTTGCCAGAAGGCACGTTTGTGTGTGAGTATGTTGGAGAAATACTGACTTGCACAGAGTTATACAAGAGGAACATGCATGACAAAAGTAGAAAAGACACATATCTTGCTCTGCTTGATGCCGACTGGGATGCTAGTGGAGcattgaaaaatgaaaaagctcTGTGTTTGGACGCAACACATTATGGAAATATTGCTAGGTTTATTAACCACAG ATGTTTTGATGCAAACTTGATTGAGATCCCGGTTGAAGTGGAGACCCCCGACCATCGCTACTACCGT CTGGCTTTCTTCACTGCGAGAAATGTTAATGCCATGGAAGAGCTAACTTGG GATTATGGGATTGACTTTGATGACCTCGATCATCCTATTAAGCCATTCGAGTGTCGATGTAGCAGTAAATTCTGTAGAAACATGAAACGTCCAATCA GGTCGAAATCCTTGTCTAACACAAGATGA